The Coffea arabica cultivar ET-39 chromosome 1e, Coffea Arabica ET-39 HiFi, whole genome shotgun sequence genome has a window encoding:
- the LOC113707465 gene encoding uncharacterized protein isoform X4, producing MCSGKCWIMKRRCMNFWDECNIDRMMKELLAELAMVENEITRLESQISQLQAEVKLEKEATAESKSKQLRQPPPSQNMNPDLDHFPSHPEEGNKELLKEKVSFETKALHFISKAIKGDYNLNDFSISDKALNSRILSDQKENQFQEQSDAHRNKGGKKSGMLIPASPMREPRQPTPRRDRRLETSSDPPSKIPSAPQDAEEESINKWAPNKLSENIVKCLHFIFVRLLRTSRTMELEKSGPISRSTNFSLSFRAEPSLNSKASLLLQKDSRQQDPYGIFDLEESITRDVGPYKNLVRFTANSVDPKCISNSSSIALFQKLKLLMNNLQKVDLKHMNYQQKLAFWINMYNASIMHAFLQYGVPSNSSPEKLLSLLNKAKLSIGGTTVTARTIEQSILRKPESSLIKEVLGQADKKDNTNLESKVRERYGLEPADPNVTFALCCGTRSSPAVKIYTAEGVMAELEKSKLEYLQASIIVTGTKRIAIPEHLLRHMHDFAQDVESLIEWVCHQLPTSGSLRKSMVDCFRGIPVGKASTIIDKIPYDFEFQYLLAI from the exons ATGTGCTCCGGAAAATGCTGGATCATGAAGAGAAGGTGCATGAATTTCTGGGACGAGTGCAACATCGACAGGATG ATGAAGGAGCTGCTAGCAGAGTTGGCAATGGTTGAAAACGAGATAACTCGTTTAGAAAGCCAAATCAGCCAGCTCCAAGCTGAGGTGAAGCTCGAGAAGGAAGCTACAGCAGAATCAAAATCCAAGCAGCTGAGACAACCTCCTCCATCCCAGAACATGAATCCTGATCTTGATCACTTCCCATCTCATCCAGAAGAGGGCAACAAAGAGTTGTTGAAGGAGAAGGTGTCGTTCGAAACCAAGGCATTACATTTCATTAGCAAGGCCATAAAAGGTGATTACAATCTCAATGACTTCAGCATTAGTGACAAAGCACTGAATTCAAGAATCCTTTCTGATCAAAAGGAAAATCAATTTCAAGAGCAATCTGATGCACATCGGAACAAGGGTGGTAAAAAGAGTGGGATGCTGATTCCCGCATCGCCTATGCGCGAGCCAAGACAACCGACCCCCAGG AGGGATCGACGTTTGGAAACCTCCTCGGATCCTCCATCCAAAATACCATCTGCTCCGCAAGACGCAGAAGAGGAGAGCATCAACAAGTGGGCACCCAACAAATTATCCGAGAACATCGTGAAATGCCTGCATTTCATATTTGTCAGACTGCTCCGGACATCAAGAACAATGGAGTTAGAGAAATCAGGCCCAATTTCACGCTCCACAAACTTTTCTTTAAGCTTCAGAGCTGAGCCCAGCTTAAATTCTAAGGCCAGCCTTCTGCTGCAGAAGGATTCAAGACAGCAAGATCCCTATGGAATCTTTGACTTGGAAGAGTCCATTACTAGGGACGTTGGACCGTACAAGAATTTGGTCAGGTTCACAGCAAACTCCGTCGATCCCAAATGCATCTCCAATTCAAGCTCCATTGCTTTGTTTCAGAAGTTAAA GTTGCTAATGAACAATCTGCAAAAGGTGGACTTGAAACATATGAACTACCAGCAGAAACTGGCTTTCTGGATCAACATGTACAATGCCTCCATCATGCAT GCATTTCTTCAATACGGAGTCCCCTCTAATTCTAGCCCTGAAAAACTGTTATCGCTGCTGAACAAG GCCAAATTGAGCATTGGAGGTACTACGGTAACTGCTCGAACAATTGAACAATCTATTCTAAGAAAACCAGAATCATCACTTATAAAAGAG GTCCTAGGACAGGCTGATAAAAAAGATAATACCAATTTAGAATCTAAAGTTCGAGAACGTTACGGGCTCGAGCCGGCTGATCCAAATGTCACCTTTGCTTTGTGCTGTGGAACACGTTCTTCTCCTGCT GTAAAGATATATACAGCTGAAGGGGTGATGGCTGAGTTAGAGAAGTCTAAGCTAGAGTATCTTCAAGCTTCAATAATTGTAACGGGCACCAAAAGAATTGCGATTCCAGAGCATCTGCTTCGTCACATGCATGATTTTGCCCAGGACGTGGAGTCATTGATTGAGTGGGTTTGCCACCAGTTGCCTACATCTGGTTCGCTCAGAAAATCCATGGTCGATTGCTTTAGGGGTATTCCTGTGGGAAAGGCCTCCACTATTATAGATAAGATACCATATGATTTCGAATTCCAGTATCTCTTGGCAATATGA
- the LOC113707465 gene encoding uncharacterized protein isoform X1, giving the protein MATEADLQLHLPTQRKKKHSGQLKKEELEREVWVRFQVDVLRKMLDHEEKVHEFLGRVQHRQDGTSSSSLGIPNFLPPKMKELLAELAMVENEITRLESQISQLQAEVKLEKEATAESKSKQLRQPPPSQNMNPDLDHFPSHPEEGNKELLKEKVSFETKALHFISKAIKGDYNLNDFSISDKALNSRILSDQKENQFQEQSDAHRNKGGKKSGMLIPASPMREPRQPTPRRDRRLETSSDPPSKIPSAPQDAEEESINKWAPNKLSENIVKCLHFIFVRLLRTSRTMELEKSGPISRSTNFSLSFRAEPSLNSKASLLLQKDSRQQDPYGIFDLEESITRDVGPYKNLVRFTANSVDPKCISNSSSIALFQKLKLLMNNLQKVDLKHMNYQQKLAFWINMYNASIMHAFLQYGVPSNSSPEKLLSLLNKAKLSIGGTTVTARTIEQSILRKPESSLIKEVLGQADKKDNTNLESKVRERYGLEPADPNVTFALCCGTRSSPAVKIYTAEGVMAELEKSKLEYLQASIIVTGTKRIAIPEHLLRHMHDFAQDVESLIEWVCHQLPTSGSLRKSMVDCFRGIPVGKASTIIDKIPYDFEFQYLLAI; this is encoded by the exons ATGGCAACCGAGGCCGACTTACAGCTTCATTTACCAACTCAG AGAAAGAAGAAACATAGCGGACAGCTAAAGAAAGAGGAGCTTGAAAGAGAGGTATGGGTGCGATTCCAA GTTGATGTGCTCCGGAAAATGCTGGATCATGAAGAGAAGGTGCATGAATTTCTGGGACGAGTGCAACATCGACAGGATGGTACGTCAAGTAGTAGTCTTGGTATCCCAAACTTTCTTCCTCCTAAG ATGAAGGAGCTGCTAGCAGAGTTGGCAATGGTTGAAAACGAGATAACTCGTTTAGAAAGCCAAATCAGCCAGCTCCAAGCTGAGGTGAAGCTCGAGAAGGAAGCTACAGCAGAATCAAAATCCAAGCAGCTGAGACAACCTCCTCCATCCCAGAACATGAATCCTGATCTTGATCACTTCCCATCTCATCCAGAAGAGGGCAACAAAGAGTTGTTGAAGGAGAAGGTGTCGTTCGAAACCAAGGCATTACATTTCATTAGCAAGGCCATAAAAGGTGATTACAATCTCAATGACTTCAGCATTAGTGACAAAGCACTGAATTCAAGAATCCTTTCTGATCAAAAGGAAAATCAATTTCAAGAGCAATCTGATGCACATCGGAACAAGGGTGGTAAAAAGAGTGGGATGCTGATTCCCGCATCGCCTATGCGCGAGCCAAGACAACCGACCCCCAGG AGGGATCGACGTTTGGAAACCTCCTCGGATCCTCCATCCAAAATACCATCTGCTCCGCAAGACGCAGAAGAGGAGAGCATCAACAAGTGGGCACCCAACAAATTATCCGAGAACATCGTGAAATGCCTGCATTTCATATTTGTCAGACTGCTCCGGACATCAAGAACAATGGAGTTAGAGAAATCAGGCCCAATTTCACGCTCCACAAACTTTTCTTTAAGCTTCAGAGCTGAGCCCAGCTTAAATTCTAAGGCCAGCCTTCTGCTGCAGAAGGATTCAAGACAGCAAGATCCCTATGGAATCTTTGACTTGGAAGAGTCCATTACTAGGGACGTTGGACCGTACAAGAATTTGGTCAGGTTCACAGCAAACTCCGTCGATCCCAAATGCATCTCCAATTCAAGCTCCATTGCTTTGTTTCAGAAGTTAAA GTTGCTAATGAACAATCTGCAAAAGGTGGACTTGAAACATATGAACTACCAGCAGAAACTGGCTTTCTGGATCAACATGTACAATGCCTCCATCATGCAT GCATTTCTTCAATACGGAGTCCCCTCTAATTCTAGCCCTGAAAAACTGTTATCGCTGCTGAACAAG GCCAAATTGAGCATTGGAGGTACTACGGTAACTGCTCGAACAATTGAACAATCTATTCTAAGAAAACCAGAATCATCACTTATAAAAGAG GTCCTAGGACAGGCTGATAAAAAAGATAATACCAATTTAGAATCTAAAGTTCGAGAACGTTACGGGCTCGAGCCGGCTGATCCAAATGTCACCTTTGCTTTGTGCTGTGGAACACGTTCTTCTCCTGCT GTAAAGATATATACAGCTGAAGGGGTGATGGCTGAGTTAGAGAAGTCTAAGCTAGAGTATCTTCAAGCTTCAATAATTGTAACGGGCACCAAAAGAATTGCGATTCCAGAGCATCTGCTTCGTCACATGCATGATTTTGCCCAGGACGTGGAGTCATTGATTGAGTGGGTTTGCCACCAGTTGCCTACATCTGGTTCGCTCAGAAAATCCATGGTCGATTGCTTTAGGGGTATTCCTGTGGGAAAGGCCTCCACTATTATAGATAAGATACCATATGATTTCGAATTCCAGTATCTCTTGGCAATATGA
- the LOC113695384 gene encoding receptor-like protein 36, translating into METLWNSLCIACLALSSDGHYCIIIVAAVNAEIANQNHPRHNGVALVALPTALLALEFPVSLSWKSLTFLDLRHNMLEGPLPPSICDSENLKYLLLAENKLNGTIPQCLGSFSNRLKVLDLQKISFRGMIPTTFKHDNQLRILNLNGNQLEGPLPRSLINCKNLQVLDVGNNKICDASPVWLETLPELHVLILKSNRFQGPIATSKTKLPFPKLRIFDISHNEFTGILPADLPKNFRAMTSLDSRKELEYIGNRFYYVDSVTLVMKGKETEFVRVLKLFTAVDLSSNKFSSEIPKSIGNLISVRLLNFSHNGLQGSIPANTR; encoded by the exons ATGGAAACGCTTTGGAATTCTTTATGCATCGCTTGTCTTGCTCTTTCATCTGATGG GCACTACTGCATAATCATTGTAGCAGCAGTAAATGCAGAAATAGCAaatcaaaatcatccaagacaCAACGGAGTGGCTCTTGTGGCTCTGCCTACCGCTTTACTTGCTCTGGAATTTCCAGTCAGTCTCTCTTGGAAGAGTctgacttttcttgatcttAGGCATAACATGCTTGAAGGACCATTGCCTCCTTCCATCTGCGATTCCGAAAACCTGAAGTATCTTCTGTTGGCTGAAAACAAATTGAATGGTACCATTCCTCAATGCTTGGGAAGTTTTAGCAATCGACTCAAGGTGTTGGACCTGCAAAAGATTAGCTTCCGCGGGATGATTCCAACAACATTCAAACATGATAATCAGTTGAGGATTCTTAACCTGAACGGAAATCAATTGGAAGGGCCACTGCCACGATCTTTGATCAATTGCAAAAACTTGCAAGTTCTTGATGTTGGCAATAACAAGATTTGCGATGCATCCCCTGTGTGGCTTGAAACTCTTCCAGAGCTACATGTTTTGATATTGAAATCCAACAGATTTCAAGGTCCTATAGCCACTTCTAAGACTAAACTCCCATTTCCCAAGCTGCGAATCTTCGACATATCTCACAATGAGTTCACTGGCATCCTACCGGCAGACCTTCCGAAGAACTTTAGAGCCATGACCAGCCTTGATAGCAGAAAAGAACTTGAATACATAGGAAATCGATTTTACTACGTAGATTCTGTGACTTTGGTGATGAAGGGCAAGGAAACTGAGTTTGTCAGAGTCCTCAAGCTTTTCACTGCGGTTGATTTATCTTCGAACAAGTTTTCAAGTGAGATTCCCAAGTCCATAGGAAATCTCATATCAGTCAGGTTACTCAACTTTTCCCACAACGGGTTGCAGGGTTCCATTCCTGCAAACACTAGATGA
- the LOC113707489 gene encoding uncharacterized protein — protein sequence MDRSLCLCLLICLFLQCPFSYSWKSLTFLDLGSNLLEGPLPASLCKLEKLQYLLLSHNKLTGTIPHCFGNISRQLTVLDLRRNGFHGMIPTTFPERNQLRNLGLYGNKLEGPLPRSLINCKSLEVLDVGENSITGRFPDWLETLPELRVLILKSNKFHGPIGASSNKSSFQKLRILDLSYNQFTGYLPKEMIENFPAMKRNDSETQNQYMGDGSYYLDSVTVIMKGLEYEIKRVLTVFTTIDLSGNQFEGNIPKSIGDLNSLVVFNLSHNNFNGLIPQTLGDLSELESLDLSYNQLVGRIPPELCNLHFLEALNLSENHLVGPIPSGGHFNTFPNSSFTGNPGLCDFPLKDCGEVDGPQPSPWRVSHHGDLLDLTSGFTWKSVVLGYCFGMILGVAIGFLMFSTRTPRLFVAMVEDVCKRSKRPRRVLYVPLAQGLSKRSKRPQMTCKDIYSEGVMAELEKSKLEFLQALIIVKRIAIPKHLLRHMHDFAQDVESLIEWVCHQLPISGKKKMDRSLCLCLLICLFLQCPFSYSWKSLTFLDLGSNLLEGPLPASLCKLEKLQYLLLSDNKLTGTIPHCFGNISTQLTVLDLRRNGFHGMIPTTFPEGNQLRNLGLNGNQLEGPLPRSLINCKSLEVLDVGHNHITGPFPDWLGTLPELRVLILKSNRLQGPIGNSSNKSSFQKLKILDISYNQFTGYVPAKMLENFQAMKKNDSETTQRQYMGDGTYYLDSVTVIMKGLEYEVKRILTVFTTIDLSRNQFEGNIPKSIGGLDSLRLLNFSHNNFNGLIPTSLGDVSALESLDLSFNQLEGRIPPELKRLNFLSDLNVSKNHLEGLIPQGGQFYTFPNSSYTGNPGLCGFPLNDCGEDKGPQSSPMRVSHPTDLLDLTSGFTWKPVLLGYCFGMILGAAVGFLMFSTRTPRLFVAMVEDACKRLKRPRRDLYVPMAQDTSKRSKRPRKEALR from the exons atggaTCGAAGCTTATGCCTCTGCCTACTGATTTGCCTGTTCTTGCAGTGCCCATTCAGTTATTCTTGGAAGAGTCTGACATTTCTTGATCTTGGTTCCAACTTACTGGAGGGACCATTACCTGCTTCTCTCTGCAAGTTAGAAAAGCTGCAATATCTTCTCCTGTCTCACAACAAACTGACCGGAACAATACCTCACTGTTTCGGGAACATCAGCCGACAGCTCACGGTGTTGGACTTGCGGAGAAACGGCTTTCATGGGATGATTCCAACAACGTTTCCAGAGCGCAATCAGCTCAGGAATCTTGGTCTCTACGGCAATAAACTAGAAGGGCCCCTACCACGATCTTTGATCAACTGCAAGAGCTTGGAAGTTCTCGACGTTGGAGAAAACAGCATAACCGGTAGATTCCCTGACTGGCTCGAAACTCTCCCAGAGCTACGTGTTCTGATATTGAAATCGAACAAATTTCACGGTCCAATTGGAGCTTCATCTAATAAATCATCATTCCAGAAGCTCAGGATCTTGGACTTATCTTATAATCAGTTCACTGGATACCTACCGAAAGAAATGATCGAAAACTTTCCTGCTATGAAGAGGAATGATAGTGAAACACAAAATCAATACATGGGAGATGGCTCATACTATCTAGATTCAGTGACGGTAATCATGAAAGGGCTAGAGTACGAAATTAAGCGGGTCCTCACGGTTTTCACAACCATCGATTTGTCTGGAAACCAATTCGAAGGAAACATTCCGAAATCCATTGGGGATCTCAATTCTCTCGTGGTATTCAACTTGTCCCACAATAACTTCAATGGTTTGATTCCACAAACACTGGGGGACTTGTCTGAACTTGAATCACTAGACCTTTCTTATAACCAACTCGTGGGAAGGATTCCCCCTGAGCTTTGCaatctgcattttcttgaagcCTTGAACCTTTCCGAGAATCATCTGGTGGGACCAATTCCTTCAGGTGGGCACTTCAATACCTTTCCTAATTCTTCATTTACTGGGAACCCCGGATTGTGTGATTTTCCGCTTAAAGATTGTGGAGAAGTTGATGGACCGCAACCATCTCCCTGGCGGGTATCTCATCACGGAGATTTGTTAGATCTTACGAGTGGATTTACATGGAAATCAGTGGTCTTAGGATATTGTTTTGGAATGATCCTTGGAGTGGCCATTGGATTCCTAATGTTCTCTACTCGAACCCCAAGATTGTTCGTTGCTATGGTTGAAGATGTATGCAAACGATCGAAAAGGCCAAGAAGAGTTCTGTACGTCCCTTTGGCTCAAGGTTTGAGTAAACGATCGAAAAGACCTCAGATGACGT GTAAAGACATATACAGTGAGGGGGTGATGGCTGAGTTAGAAAAGTCTAAGTTAGAGTTTCTTCAAGCTTTAATAATTGTAAAAAGAATTGCGATCCCAAAGCATCTGCTTCGTCACATGCATGATTTTGCCCAAGATGTGGAGTCATTGATTGAGTGGGTTTGCCACCAGTTGCCTATATCTGG aaaaaaaaagatggatcGAAGCTTATGCCTCTGCCTACTCATTTGCCTGTTCTTGCAGTGCCCATTCAGTTATTCTTGGAAGAGTCTAACATTTCTTGATCTGGGTTCCAACTTACTGGAGGGACCATTACCTGCTTCTCTCTGCAAGTTAGAAAAGCTGCAATATCTTCTCCTGTCTGACAACAAACTGACCGGAACAATACCTCACTGTTTCGGGAACATCAGCACACAGCTCACGGTGTTGGACTTGCGGAGAAACGGCTTTCATGGGATGATTCCAACAACGTTTCCAGAGGGCAATCAGCTCAGGAATCTTGGTCTCAACGGCAATCAACTAGAAGGGCCCCTGCCACGATCTTTGATCAACTGCAAGAGCTTGGAAGTTCTCGACGTTGGACATAACCATATAACTGGTCCATTCCCTGACTGGCTCGGAACTCTTCCAGAGCTACGTGTTCTGATTTTGAAATCGAATAGATTGCAAGGTCCAATTGGAAATTCATCGAATAAATCATCATTCCAGAAGCTCAAGATCTTGGACATATCTTACAATCAGTTCACCGGCTATGTACCGGCCAAGATGCTTGAAAATTTTCAGGCTATGAAGAAGAATGACAGCGAAACGACACAACGTCAATACATGGGAGACGGTACATACTATTTAGATTCCGTGACTGTAATCATGAAAGGGCTAGAATACGAAGTAAAGCGGATCCTCACAGTTTTCACAACCATTGATTTGTCTAGAAACCAATTCGAAGGAAACATTCCAAAGTCCATTGGAGGTCTCGATTCTCTCAGGTTACTCAACTTTTCCCACAACAACTTCAATGGTTTGATTCCAACCTCATTGGGGGACGTGTCTGCACTTGAATCGTTAGACCTTTCTTTTAACCAACTGGAGGGAAGGATCCCCCCAGAACTAAAAAGGCTGAACTTTCTTTCAGACTTGAACGTTTCCAAGAATCATCTCGAGGGACTAATTCCTCAAGGTGGGCAGTTTTATACCTTTCCTAATTCCTCATATACTGGGAACCCCGGATTATGTGGTTTCCCACTTAACGATTGTGGAGAAGATAAGGGACCCCAGTCATCTCCAATGCGGGTATCTCATCCCACAGATTTGTTAGATCTTACGAGTGGATTTACGTGGAAACCAGTGCTCTTGGGATATTGTTTTGGAATGATCCTTGGAGCGGCCGTTGGATTCCTAATGTTCTCTACTCGAACCCCAAGATTGTTCGTTGCTATGGTTGAAGATGCATGCAAACGATTGAAAAGGCCAAGAAGAGATCTGTACGTTCCTATGGCTCAAGATACGAGTAAACGGTCGAAAAGACCAAGAAAAGAAGCCCTCCGATAG
- the LOC113707465 gene encoding uncharacterized protein isoform X3 translates to MATEADLQLHLPTQRKKKHSGQLKKEELEREVWVRFQVDVLRKMLDHEEKVHEFLGRVQHRQDGTSSSSLGIPNFLPPKMKELLAELAMVENEITRLESQISQLQAEVKLEKEATAESKSKQLRQPPPSQNMNPDLDHFPSHPEEGNKELLKEKVSFETKALHFISKAIKEQSDAHRNKGGKKSGMLIPASPMREPRQPTPRRDRRLETSSDPPSKIPSAPQDAEEESINKWAPNKLSENIVKCLHFIFVRLLRTSRTMELEKSGPISRSTNFSLSFRAEPSLNSKASLLLQKDSRQQDPYGIFDLEESITRDVGPYKNLVRFTANSVDPKCISNSSSIALFQKLKLLMNNLQKVDLKHMNYQQKLAFWINMYNASIMHAFLQYGVPSNSSPEKLLSLLNKAKLSIGGTTVTARTIEQSILRKPESSLIKEVLGQADKKDNTNLESKVRERYGLEPADPNVTFALCCGTRSSPAVKIYTAEGVMAELEKSKLEYLQASIIVTGTKRIAIPEHLLRHMHDFAQDVESLIEWVCHQLPTSGSLRKSMVDCFRGIPVGKASTIIDKIPYDFEFQYLLAI, encoded by the exons ATGGCAACCGAGGCCGACTTACAGCTTCATTTACCAACTCAG AGAAAGAAGAAACATAGCGGACAGCTAAAGAAAGAGGAGCTTGAAAGAGAGGTATGGGTGCGATTCCAA GTTGATGTGCTCCGGAAAATGCTGGATCATGAAGAGAAGGTGCATGAATTTCTGGGACGAGTGCAACATCGACAGGATGGTACGTCAAGTAGTAGTCTTGGTATCCCAAACTTTCTTCCTCCTAAG ATGAAGGAGCTGCTAGCAGAGTTGGCAATGGTTGAAAACGAGATAACTCGTTTAGAAAGCCAAATCAGCCAGCTCCAAGCTGAGGTGAAGCTCGAGAAGGAAGCTACAGCAGAATCAAAATCCAAGCAGCTGAGACAACCTCCTCCATCCCAGAACATGAATCCTGATCTTGATCACTTCCCATCTCATCCAGAAGAGGGCAACAAAGAGTTGTTGAAGGAGAAGGTGTCGTTCGAAACCAAGGCATTACATTTCATTAGCAAGGCCATAAAAG AGCAATCTGATGCACATCGGAACAAGGGTGGTAAAAAGAGTGGGATGCTGATTCCCGCATCGCCTATGCGCGAGCCAAGACAACCGACCCCCAGG AGGGATCGACGTTTGGAAACCTCCTCGGATCCTCCATCCAAAATACCATCTGCTCCGCAAGACGCAGAAGAGGAGAGCATCAACAAGTGGGCACCCAACAAATTATCCGAGAACATCGTGAAATGCCTGCATTTCATATTTGTCAGACTGCTCCGGACATCAAGAACAATGGAGTTAGAGAAATCAGGCCCAATTTCACGCTCCACAAACTTTTCTTTAAGCTTCAGAGCTGAGCCCAGCTTAAATTCTAAGGCCAGCCTTCTGCTGCAGAAGGATTCAAGACAGCAAGATCCCTATGGAATCTTTGACTTGGAAGAGTCCATTACTAGGGACGTTGGACCGTACAAGAATTTGGTCAGGTTCACAGCAAACTCCGTCGATCCCAAATGCATCTCCAATTCAAGCTCCATTGCTTTGTTTCAGAAGTTAAA GTTGCTAATGAACAATCTGCAAAAGGTGGACTTGAAACATATGAACTACCAGCAGAAACTGGCTTTCTGGATCAACATGTACAATGCCTCCATCATGCAT GCATTTCTTCAATACGGAGTCCCCTCTAATTCTAGCCCTGAAAAACTGTTATCGCTGCTGAACAAG GCCAAATTGAGCATTGGAGGTACTACGGTAACTGCTCGAACAATTGAACAATCTATTCTAAGAAAACCAGAATCATCACTTATAAAAGAG GTCCTAGGACAGGCTGATAAAAAAGATAATACCAATTTAGAATCTAAAGTTCGAGAACGTTACGGGCTCGAGCCGGCTGATCCAAATGTCACCTTTGCTTTGTGCTGTGGAACACGTTCTTCTCCTGCT GTAAAGATATATACAGCTGAAGGGGTGATGGCTGAGTTAGAGAAGTCTAAGCTAGAGTATCTTCAAGCTTCAATAATTGTAACGGGCACCAAAAGAATTGCGATTCCAGAGCATCTGCTTCGTCACATGCATGATTTTGCCCAGGACGTGGAGTCATTGATTGAGTGGGTTTGCCACCAGTTGCCTACATCTGGTTCGCTCAGAAAATCCATGGTCGATTGCTTTAGGGGTATTCCTGTGGGAAAGGCCTCCACTATTATAGATAAGATACCATATGATTTCGAATTCCAGTATCTCTTGGCAATATGA
- the LOC113707465 gene encoding uncharacterized protein isoform X2, with the protein MATEADLQLHLPTQRKKKHSGQLKKEELEREVDVLRKMLDHEEKVHEFLGRVQHRQDGTSSSSLGIPNFLPPKMKELLAELAMVENEITRLESQISQLQAEVKLEKEATAESKSKQLRQPPPSQNMNPDLDHFPSHPEEGNKELLKEKVSFETKALHFISKAIKGDYNLNDFSISDKALNSRILSDQKENQFQEQSDAHRNKGGKKSGMLIPASPMREPRQPTPRRDRRLETSSDPPSKIPSAPQDAEEESINKWAPNKLSENIVKCLHFIFVRLLRTSRTMELEKSGPISRSTNFSLSFRAEPSLNSKASLLLQKDSRQQDPYGIFDLEESITRDVGPYKNLVRFTANSVDPKCISNSSSIALFQKLKLLMNNLQKVDLKHMNYQQKLAFWINMYNASIMHAFLQYGVPSNSSPEKLLSLLNKAKLSIGGTTVTARTIEQSILRKPESSLIKEVLGQADKKDNTNLESKVRERYGLEPADPNVTFALCCGTRSSPAVKIYTAEGVMAELEKSKLEYLQASIIVTGTKRIAIPEHLLRHMHDFAQDVESLIEWVCHQLPTSGSLRKSMVDCFRGIPVGKASTIIDKIPYDFEFQYLLAI; encoded by the exons ATGGCAACCGAGGCCGACTTACAGCTTCATTTACCAACTCAG AGAAAGAAGAAACATAGCGGACAGCTAAAGAAAGAGGAGCTTGAAAGAGAG GTTGATGTGCTCCGGAAAATGCTGGATCATGAAGAGAAGGTGCATGAATTTCTGGGACGAGTGCAACATCGACAGGATGGTACGTCAAGTAGTAGTCTTGGTATCCCAAACTTTCTTCCTCCTAAG ATGAAGGAGCTGCTAGCAGAGTTGGCAATGGTTGAAAACGAGATAACTCGTTTAGAAAGCCAAATCAGCCAGCTCCAAGCTGAGGTGAAGCTCGAGAAGGAAGCTACAGCAGAATCAAAATCCAAGCAGCTGAGACAACCTCCTCCATCCCAGAACATGAATCCTGATCTTGATCACTTCCCATCTCATCCAGAAGAGGGCAACAAAGAGTTGTTGAAGGAGAAGGTGTCGTTCGAAACCAAGGCATTACATTTCATTAGCAAGGCCATAAAAGGTGATTACAATCTCAATGACTTCAGCATTAGTGACAAAGCACTGAATTCAAGAATCCTTTCTGATCAAAAGGAAAATCAATTTCAAGAGCAATCTGATGCACATCGGAACAAGGGTGGTAAAAAGAGTGGGATGCTGATTCCCGCATCGCCTATGCGCGAGCCAAGACAACCGACCCCCAGG AGGGATCGACGTTTGGAAACCTCCTCGGATCCTCCATCCAAAATACCATCTGCTCCGCAAGACGCAGAAGAGGAGAGCATCAACAAGTGGGCACCCAACAAATTATCCGAGAACATCGTGAAATGCCTGCATTTCATATTTGTCAGACTGCTCCGGACATCAAGAACAATGGAGTTAGAGAAATCAGGCCCAATTTCACGCTCCACAAACTTTTCTTTAAGCTTCAGAGCTGAGCCCAGCTTAAATTCTAAGGCCAGCCTTCTGCTGCAGAAGGATTCAAGACAGCAAGATCCCTATGGAATCTTTGACTTGGAAGAGTCCATTACTAGGGACGTTGGACCGTACAAGAATTTGGTCAGGTTCACAGCAAACTCCGTCGATCCCAAATGCATCTCCAATTCAAGCTCCATTGCTTTGTTTCAGAAGTTAAA GTTGCTAATGAACAATCTGCAAAAGGTGGACTTGAAACATATGAACTACCAGCAGAAACTGGCTTTCTGGATCAACATGTACAATGCCTCCATCATGCAT GCATTTCTTCAATACGGAGTCCCCTCTAATTCTAGCCCTGAAAAACTGTTATCGCTGCTGAACAAG GCCAAATTGAGCATTGGAGGTACTACGGTAACTGCTCGAACAATTGAACAATCTATTCTAAGAAAACCAGAATCATCACTTATAAAAGAG GTCCTAGGACAGGCTGATAAAAAAGATAATACCAATTTAGAATCTAAAGTTCGAGAACGTTACGGGCTCGAGCCGGCTGATCCAAATGTCACCTTTGCTTTGTGCTGTGGAACACGTTCTTCTCCTGCT GTAAAGATATATACAGCTGAAGGGGTGATGGCTGAGTTAGAGAAGTCTAAGCTAGAGTATCTTCAAGCTTCAATAATTGTAACGGGCACCAAAAGAATTGCGATTCCAGAGCATCTGCTTCGTCACATGCATGATTTTGCCCAGGACGTGGAGTCATTGATTGAGTGGGTTTGCCACCAGTTGCCTACATCTGGTTCGCTCAGAAAATCCATGGTCGATTGCTTTAGGGGTATTCCTGTGGGAAAGGCCTCCACTATTATAGATAAGATACCATATGATTTCGAATTCCAGTATCTCTTGGCAATATGA